A segment of the Amycolatopsis thermophila genome:
GAGGCTACGAGCATCCCGCCGGGTGCGGCTATCCGCTTTCCGCCCGCCGCTGTCCGCCGGACGACACCTTTCGACGCGACCCCGGCCAGGCTCAGTCAGCGGGTTGTGGTCATTCGCTTCCGGCCGCGTGCCGGTGGGCACGCACGGATCGGTCCCGCCACGGCGACCCGGTCCGGAAACCGCCACCAGCTCCCACAACTCTTCCGAGATCTCGGGACCCGCCTAGGCCAGCTGATCACCCCACTTGCGCTCGATCTCGCGCAGGAACTCCGGTTCGCTGCGGGCCACGCGCGGGAACGAGCCCAGTCGTTCGAAGGGGCGGCACGCGTCGATGATCGCGCGGGTGTTGCGGGCCGGCGTGCCCTCGGTCCACAGTGGATCCAGCCGGCTGCCCCACGTCTGCCGCAGCACCTCGATGTCCTGCCCCGGGTCGCTGCGGGTGGACATCGCCCAGATCACCTCGTCCGGGTCGGCCGGGTTGATGTCGGCGTCCACGACCACCACGTAGCGGTTCATGTAGGCCGCGGCGGGGCAGTGCGCGGCCAGGTGCGCCACCTGCCGCGCGTGCCCGGGGTAGCGCTGCTCCACCGACACCGCGATGAACAGCCGCCCGCCGCCGGACTCGTGCGCCCACGCCTTGACCACGCCCGGCACGCCGGTCGCGGCCAGCTCGTCGTGGATCATCGCCGACTTCATCACCGTGCGCATGTACGAGTAGTCGTGCGGCGGCTTGCCCGGCGGCGCGCCGAGCAGGACCGGGTCGTCCCGGTGCCACAGGCGCGTGATCTCCACGGCCAGGTTGGGGCGCCGCCGCCCCGAGTAGTACCCGGTCCACTCACCGAACGGGCCCTCGTCGCGCAGGTGGTCCGGGCGCAGCCAGCCCTCGATCGCGATCTCGCTGCCCGCCGGGATCGGCAGCCCGGTGTCCGGCCCGGACACCACCGGCACGCGCTCGCCGAGCACCGCGCCCGCGTACTCCAGTTCCGAGATCCCGCCCGGCACCTCGGTGCCGCCGAGCACCAGCAGCAGCGGGTCGTGCCCGAAGGAGACGGTCACCGGCGCCCGGCCCTCCCGCTCGAACCAGCGCTGGATGTTCTGCGCCCCGTGCTTGCCCGGGACCGCCGCGACCGTGACCGTGCGGCCGTCGTCGGCGACCTCCATCCGGTAACAGCCGCCATTGTGGACACCGGTCTCCGGATCGCTGGTCACGACGAAGCAGCCGGTGCCGATGAAGCGGCCACCGTCGTGCTCGTGCCAGCGCGGCACCGGGAACTCCAGCAGGTTCACCTCCTCCCCGGGCACCTCGTTGGCCAGCAGGGGAGCGTCGTCGACCGGGCGCACCGGGAAGTCCCGCGCGGCGGCCGCCCACCGCGACGGTTTGCCGCGCAGCGCGGCGACGACCCCGGCGTCGTCGAGGTCGTCGCCCAGGCGCAGGGTCCGCCCGAGACGCCGGGGCGAGCCCGTGCTGCCGGTCAGCACACGCATGCCGGCCGGATAGCCGGGGATCTCGTCGAACAGCACCGCCGGTGGGGCCGCCAGCCGGTAGCTCAGCTCGGCGATCCCGCCCAGTTCGAGGTCCCAGTGCGCACCGCGCACGTGCCGCAGCTCGCCGAAGCGTTCCACGGCGTCGAGGTGGGTGCGCAGGCTCAACAACGGTTCGTCCATCACCCGGCTCCCGTCAGCCGGCCAGGTGCGCGGCCACGGCCGGCCACAGGTCCGGGCGTTCCAGCAGGCTCAGGTGCCGGGTGCGGGCCAGCACCTCCAGCCGGGAGCCGGGGATGCCGGCCGCCAGCGCCTCGGCCATCGCCGGGGGAGTGGCGTAGTCCTCCTCGCCGACCAGGATCAGCGTCTCCGCCCGCACCTGGGGCACGAGGCCGGTCGCGTCGAGCGCGCCCAGGGCCCGGCAGGCGGCGGCGTGCGCCGCCGAGTCCGTGGCGAGGAAGATGTCGCACACCCGCTCGACCTCCTCGGGGTGCTGCGCCCGGAACTCCTCGGCGAACCACCGGTCGCGCTGGAAGGTCAGCTGCTGCGCCCGCGGCACCCGCTCGGCGCGCTCGGCGCGTTCGGCCCACTCGGCGACCCGGTTGGGGCCGTAGCAGGCGGTCGCGTCGGCCAGCACCAGGCGGTGCACCAGCTCCGGCCGGGTGGCGGCGAGGACGAGCGCCGTGCTGCCGCCCATCGACAACCCGATCACGTCGGCCGGGCCGTCACCGGCCTCCTCGATGACCGCCGCCGCGTCCGCCGCCATGTCGGCCACGGTGAACTCCGCACCGTCCCAACCGGACTTGCCGTGGCCGCGCGCGTCCGGGGCGAGCACCCGCTGCCGGGTACCCAGGTAGGCCGCCACCGGGTCCCACACCGCGCCGCTGAGCGCGAGCGGGTGCAGCAGGACGACGGGACGGCCGTGCTCGCCCGTCCGGTGCACGTACCGGGTCATGCCGTTTTCCTTTCCCCAGCGGCCTGCCGGCGGGCGGCGGTGGCCTTGATCGCCGCGCGGATCTCGCCGTAAGTGCCGCACCGGCAGATGTTGCCCTCGAGGTGCGCGGTCACGTCCTCGTCGGTCGGCCGCGGGTTCTCGCCGAGCAGTTCGTGAGCCATCAGCACGAACCCGGGGATGCAGTAGCCGCACTGCATCGCCCGCGCCGCGACGAACTCGTCGAC
Coding sequences within it:
- a CDS encoding alpha/beta fold hydrolase, which translates into the protein MTRYVHRTGEHGRPVVLLHPLALSGAVWDPVAAYLGTRQRVLAPDARGHGKSGWDGAEFTVADMAADAAAVIEEAGDGPADVIGLSMGGSTALVLAATRPELVHRLVLADATACYGPNRVAEWAERAERAERVPRAQQLTFQRDRWFAEEFRAQHPEEVERVCDIFLATDSAAHAAACRALGALDATGLVPQVRAETLILVGEEDYATPPAMAEALAAGIPGSRLEVLARTRHLSLLERPDLWPAVAAHLAG
- a CDS encoding UbiD family decarboxylase, producing the protein MDEPLLSLRTHLDAVERFGELRHVRGAHWDLELGGIAELSYRLAAPPAVLFDEIPGYPAGMRVLTGSTGSPRRLGRTLRLGDDLDDAGVVAALRGKPSRWAAAARDFPVRPVDDAPLLANEVPGEEVNLLEFPVPRWHEHDGGRFIGTGCFVVTSDPETGVHNGGCYRMEVADDGRTVTVAAVPGKHGAQNIQRWFEREGRAPVTVSFGHDPLLLVLGGTEVPGGISELEYAGAVLGERVPVVSGPDTGLPIPAGSEIAIEGWLRPDHLRDEGPFGEWTGYYSGRRRPNLAVEITRLWHRDDPVLLGAPPGKPPHDYSYMRTVMKSAMIHDELAATGVPGVVKAWAHESGGGRLFIAVSVEQRYPGHARQVAHLAAHCPAAAYMNRYVVVVDADINPADPDEVIWAMSTRSDPGQDIEVLRQTWGSRLDPLWTEGTPARNTRAIIDACRPFERLGSFPRVARSEPEFLREIERKWGDQLA